The sequence CTGTTCATCCATTGATGTAGACCGGGATGCAAAAGTTAACTAGACTTCAATGTGTTCCCAACGTCGATGACAAATCGGTATTTGACATCTGTTTTGGCAAGGCGCTCCATGGCAGTGTTCAAATAATCAATTGGGATAACCTCAACTTGGGCTGTTATGTTGTGCTTGGCTGCAAAATCAATCATCTCTTGTGTCTCCTTCATGCCTCCGATATTACTACCAGCAACCATCTTTCTTCCTGTAACATTTCCAAAGTAAGTACTTGAATAAACCATCATCCAATGCAACCCCATGAAAGAAGTGAGTTATGTCATAGGCTTACCCATTAGCAAAGGAAAAACTGGAAGCTCAAGGGGTTTCTCTGGTGCACCAACCATAACAAGCTTTCCATTAGACTTCAACAAAGCAATTAAAGGCAAGAGTGGGTGGACTGCTGAAACCGTATCGATAATGCCATCCATTGTGCCCACGGCTGCCTACCAAATTAGCAGGACAAAAGATTAATTAGATCATAATCTAGTTAAATTCATGATCATTGCTACTTGTTGAAGTAATCACCTGCATCTGATCTTGATCACGGCTGACTAAAAACGAATCGGCACGAAGATGTTCAATAGCTTCCTTCTTCTTATTAGGGGAGGTACTTATTACTGTAACCCTAACCCCCAGAGCCTTGGCAAACTTCACTGCCACATGTCCAAGACCACCTAGACCAACCACACCCACATGCATACCGGGTTTGTCAAGACCATAATATCTCAATGCGCTGTAGGTTGTGATTCCTGCGCATAGAAGAGGGGCAGCACCATCAAGAGGAAGGTTGTCCGGAACACGAATTACGAAGTGCTCATCGGCCACCATGAAGTCAGAGTAACCTCCATATGTGATGGTTCCGTCATGGTACTTGGCACCGTAGGTGAGTATATATTTGGGGCAGTAATTCTCAAGATTGTTTGCACAGTTATCACAAGATTGGCAGGATCCTACCACGCACCCAACTCCTACCTTGTCCCcaactttgaatttttctaCTTTGCTCCCTACCTCTGTCACTACACCAACAATCTCATGCCTACATTGCCCAATTGAGTGTGCATGCATTTCATTAGTTAAGTTAATCAAGAACTTAATTCATAGCATTAGTCCAATTCAAGGAGAAATCATCTCAGTCCCGGCATCTGCCAGTATGTCATTCTATCACAACCAAACATTCCCTGTCCCACCCGAGAGTGGCCATGGGCCTCGCTTGGTTGTGTGGGTGGCCGATGCCGGACCAAAAGAATTTCTC comes from Prunus dulcis chromosome 6, ALMONDv2, whole genome shotgun sequence and encodes:
- the LOC117630895 gene encoding probable mannitol dehydrogenase, whose amino-acid sequence is MVKSQEHEHPKKAFGWAARDSSGVLAPFNFSRRETGEKDVAFKVLYCGICHTDLHMVKNDWGFSTYPLVPGHEIVGVVTEVGSKVEKFKVGDKVGVGCVVGSCQSCDNCANNLENYCPKYILTYGAKYHDGTITYGGYSDFMVADEHFVIRVPDNLPLDGAAPLLCAGITTYSALRYYGLDKPGMHVGVVGLGGLGHVAVKFAKALGVRVTVISTSPNKKKEAIEHLRADSFLVSRDQDQMQAAVGTMDGIIDTVSAVHPLLPLIALLKSNGKLVMVGAPEKPLELPVFPLLMGRKMVAGSNIGGMKETQEMIDFAAKHNITAQVEVIPIDYLNTAMERLAKTDVKYRFVIDVGNTLKSS